One genomic segment of Microbacterium sp. ProA8 includes these proteins:
- a CDS encoding aldehyde dehydrogenase family protein has protein sequence MAASAPSSLSPEQQAELDEVFERARAALAVIETYDQERVDRLIRAVAWAVANRSSFHRLVEMGIEESGLGDFDSRMNKRMKIRGVLRDALRSPSVGIIEEDREKGLVKYGKPVGVIGCVVPTTNPDLTPAGNAIYAIKARDVVVFSPHPRSKHTTFETVRLMREALEAEGAPADILQCITLPSLAASQEIMRRSDLVIATGGQGLVRAAYSSGTPAYGVGAGNATEFVDETADLRETARNCMLSKTSDFGSGCSADGNVLVPASRYREMLEALQAEGGYLATTGQRAALQAVMWDAEGHRLADTVAISPQQLARAAGFDMPSESRFIVVEGDGIAEDRQFCKEKLTTLMAVHAYDGGFEEGVELAKRLYEIGGKGHSCGIASTDDAHIDYFARHMPVSRIMVRQPNSKANAGSFTNGMPMTSSMGCGTWGGNITSENVSLRHYLNTTWVSRTIAEDRPTDEELFGEFYDPALESADAAAARP, from the coding sequence ATGGCCGCTTCAGCACCCTCATCCCTGTCGCCCGAGCAGCAGGCGGAGCTTGATGAGGTCTTCGAACGGGCGCGAGCGGCGCTCGCCGTCATCGAGACCTACGATCAGGAACGCGTCGATCGCCTGATCCGTGCCGTCGCGTGGGCGGTCGCGAACCGCTCGTCGTTCCACCGGCTGGTGGAGATGGGCATCGAGGAGTCCGGCCTCGGCGACTTCGACAGCCGCATGAACAAGCGGATGAAGATCCGCGGCGTCCTCCGTGACGCGCTGCGCAGTCCCTCGGTGGGCATCATCGAGGAGGACCGCGAGAAGGGGCTCGTCAAGTACGGCAAGCCCGTCGGCGTGATCGGCTGCGTCGTCCCGACGACGAACCCCGACCTCACGCCCGCCGGCAACGCGATCTATGCGATCAAGGCGCGCGACGTCGTGGTGTTCTCGCCGCACCCGCGTTCGAAGCACACGACGTTCGAGACGGTCCGGCTGATGCGCGAGGCGCTCGAGGCGGAGGGCGCTCCCGCCGACATCCTGCAGTGCATCACGCTGCCGAGCCTCGCCGCCTCGCAGGAGATCATGCGCCGCTCCGACCTCGTCATCGCCACCGGTGGACAGGGCCTGGTCCGCGCGGCGTACAGCTCGGGTACCCCGGCGTACGGCGTGGGCGCGGGCAATGCTACGGAGTTCGTGGACGAGACCGCCGACCTCCGTGAGACCGCGCGCAACTGCATGCTCTCGAAGACGTCGGACTTCGGCTCGGGCTGTTCGGCCGACGGCAACGTGCTGGTGCCCGCGTCCAGATACCGCGAGATGCTCGAGGCGCTCCAGGCCGAAGGCGGGTATCTGGCGACCACCGGGCAGCGGGCTGCGCTGCAAGCGGTGATGTGGGATGCCGAGGGGCACCGGCTCGCAGACACGGTGGCGATCTCGCCTCAGCAGCTCGCGCGGGCCGCGGGATTCGACATGCCGTCCGAGAGCAGGTTCATCGTGGTCGAGGGCGATGGGATCGCCGAGGACCGGCAGTTCTGCAAAGAGAAGCTGACCACCCTGATGGCGGTCCACGCGTACGACGGCGGCTTCGAGGAGGGTGTCGAACTCGCCAAGCGGCTCTACGAGATCGGCGGCAAGGGCCACTCGTGCGGCATCGCCTCGACCGACGATGCGCACATCGACTACTTCGCACGGCACATGCCCGTCTCGCGCATCATGGTGCGGCAGCCGAACTCGAAGGCGAACGCCGGGTCGTTCACGAACGGGATGCCGATGACCTCGTCGATGGGATGCGGCACGTGGGGCGGCAACATCACGTCCGAGAACGTCTCGCTCCGTCACTACCTGAACACGACGTGGGTCTCGCGCACGATCGCGGAGGACCGGCCCACCGACGAGGAGCTGTTCGGCGAGTTCTACGATCCCGCGCTGGAATCGGCCGACGCCGCGGCGGCCCGGCCATGA
- a CDS encoding citryl-CoA lyase: MSAAEDRGTAAQPGDGTSGDGTSAEALVDEARRWWQTDIIDIRPGEIALRGYPIEQLIGNVGFVETIWLMLRGELPSRAQATLLESALVASVDHGPQAPSIAIARMATTCGVPVNGAMASAINVLDDIHGGPGQQCMELYLEVDAECEQGRDLDDAVRLVLQRRRDAGVTYIPGFGHRFHPLDPRTPRLLSLVDAAAADGTVSGRFATIGRAVEAAIGAGKPRPIPMNVDGVTAVIYCELGFTPELGRGVFILARSVGILAHASEQMVQGGRIKGPLPKSIGYTYTGPERRSVAGAGDERRSTS; encoded by the coding sequence ATGAGCGCCGCCGAAGACCGCGGCACGGCGGCCCAGCCTGGCGACGGGACGTCGGGCGACGGGACGTCGGCCGAGGCGCTCGTCGACGAGGCGCGTCGATGGTGGCAGACCGACATCATCGACATCCGTCCCGGCGAGATCGCCCTGCGCGGCTACCCGATCGAACAGCTCATCGGCAACGTGGGCTTCGTCGAGACCATCTGGCTCATGCTGCGCGGGGAGCTGCCCTCGCGGGCGCAGGCGACACTGCTGGAGTCGGCCCTGGTGGCCTCCGTCGACCACGGGCCGCAGGCCCCGTCCATCGCGATCGCCCGGATGGCAACGACGTGCGGCGTGCCGGTGAACGGCGCCATGGCCTCGGCGATCAACGTGCTCGACGACATCCACGGCGGTCCGGGGCAGCAGTGCATGGAGCTGTACCTCGAGGTCGACGCGGAGTGCGAGCAGGGGCGCGACCTCGATGACGCCGTCCGCCTCGTCCTGCAGCGCCGGCGGGACGCGGGCGTCACCTACATCCCCGGCTTCGGGCACCGGTTCCATCCGCTCGACCCGCGCACCCCGCGGCTGCTGTCGCTGGTCGACGCCGCCGCGGCGGACGGCACGGTCAGCGGGCGGTTCGCAACGATCGGGCGCGCCGTCGAGGCCGCCATCGGTGCCGGAAAGCCCCGGCCCATCCCCATGAACGTCGACGGAGTGACCGCCGTCATCTACTGCGAGCTCGGCTTCACCCCCGAGCTCGGGCGCGGCGTGTTCATCCTCGCCCGCTCGGTCGGCATCCTGGCGCACGCCAGCGAGCAGATGGTCCAGGGCGGCCGCATCAAGGGACCGCTGCCCAAATCCATCGGATACACCTACACGGGCCCCGAGCGCCGATCGGTCGCGGGCGCCGGCGACGAGAGAAGGAGCACGTCATGA
- a CDS encoding thiamine pyrophosphate-binding protein: MKDLVSNQIVRYLEARDVEHVFGLCGHTNIALLAALEKSEQISFVNVRHEQIAAHAADGYARAARRTGVVLTHLGPGLTNATTGVANAALDSIPMVVIAGDIPTHYFGKHPHQEINLHADASQYEIYRPFVKRAWRVDQPHLIAEVLDKAFTLAESGRPGPVLVDVPMDVFSAEVDVALFDRVVGNTRALVKPGLDEAVAERIVQNLLDAERPVLYVGGGIVAAGAAPELAEFAGLLSLPVAHSLMGKGAVPDDSPLVLGMTGFWGTAFTNETTRTADWILALGTRFAEADSSSWYSEYTFDIPGTKLMQIDVDPAELGRNYPLEIGALADLKSALGMLLRVARRLAPDGVRRTELLAQIAANRATLKLQNADAQASGAWPMRPERILSETREVLPADAIITTDVGWNKNGVGQQFDILTPGSFLTPGGFATMGFGGPAAVGAKMACPDRVVVSLVGDGGFGQNPAVLSTAREQGVAVVWVVMNNNAFGTIAGLEKAAFDTTYGTVFGSADDPLYTDFAAIAEAYGVTGIKVESAAEFKPALERAIALERPVVIDVSMVNVPTPTTGHWNILDIYAPGETVEHVATP; this comes from the coding sequence ATGAAGGACCTGGTCTCGAACCAGATCGTTCGCTACCTGGAGGCACGCGATGTCGAGCATGTCTTCGGGCTCTGCGGCCACACGAACATCGCGCTGCTGGCAGCGCTCGAGAAGAGCGAACAGATCTCCTTCGTGAACGTGCGGCACGAGCAGATCGCGGCGCACGCGGCGGACGGCTACGCGCGGGCGGCCCGTCGCACGGGAGTCGTGCTCACTCATCTGGGTCCCGGTCTCACGAACGCGACCACAGGGGTGGCGAACGCCGCCCTCGACTCGATTCCGATGGTGGTCATCGCGGGCGACATCCCGACCCACTACTTCGGCAAGCACCCGCATCAGGAGATCAACCTCCACGCCGATGCGTCGCAGTACGAGATCTACCGGCCCTTCGTGAAGCGTGCGTGGCGCGTCGATCAGCCCCACCTCATCGCCGAGGTGCTCGACAAGGCGTTCACTCTCGCCGAGAGCGGGCGCCCCGGCCCCGTGCTCGTCGACGTGCCGATGGACGTCTTCTCGGCCGAGGTCGACGTCGCGCTGTTCGACAGGGTGGTCGGCAATACCCGCGCGCTGGTGAAGCCAGGCCTCGACGAGGCGGTCGCCGAGCGGATCGTGCAGAACCTGCTGGATGCCGAGCGCCCGGTGCTGTACGTCGGTGGCGGCATCGTCGCCGCCGGCGCGGCACCCGAACTCGCCGAATTCGCCGGGCTGCTCTCCCTTCCCGTCGCCCACAGCCTGATGGGCAAGGGCGCAGTGCCCGACGACAGCCCGCTGGTGCTCGGGATGACGGGGTTCTGGGGAACGGCGTTCACCAACGAGACCACCCGGACGGCGGACTGGATCCTCGCGCTCGGGACGCGGTTCGCGGAAGCGGACTCGAGCTCCTGGTATTCCGAGTACACCTTCGACATCCCGGGCACGAAGCTCATGCAGATCGACGTCGATCCGGCCGAGCTGGGGCGCAACTACCCGCTCGAGATCGGCGCGCTGGCCGATCTCAAGTCGGCGCTGGGGATGCTGCTGCGGGTGGCCCGCCGCCTGGCTCCCGACGGCGTGCGCCGCACCGAGCTCCTGGCGCAGATCGCGGCGAACCGCGCGACGCTGAAGCTCCAGAACGCCGACGCGCAGGCATCCGGAGCGTGGCCGATGCGGCCCGAGCGGATCCTCTCCGAGACGCGGGAGGTGCTCCCGGCCGATGCGATCATCACCACGGACGTCGGCTGGAACAAGAACGGGGTGGGGCAGCAGTTCGACATCCTCACGCCCGGCAGCTTCCTCACCCCCGGGGGCTTCGCGACCATGGGCTTCGGCGGGCCGGCCGCGGTCGGCGCCAAGATGGCCTGCCCCGACCGCGTCGTGGTCTCGCTCGTGGGCGACGGCGGCTTCGGGCAGAATCCGGCGGTGCTCTCGACCGCCCGCGAGCAGGGTGTCGCGGTGGTCTGGGTCGTGATGAACAACAACGCCTTCGGCACGATCGCCGGCCTCGAGAAGGCGGCGTTCGACACGACGTACGGCACTGTGTTCGGCAGTGCCGACGACCCGCTGTACACCGACTTCGCCGCGATCGCCGAGGCCTACGGGGTCACCGGCATCAAGGTCGAGTCGGCGGCGGAGTTCAAGCCCGCCCTCGAGCGGGCGATCGCGCTCGAGCGCCCCGTCGTGATCGACGTGTCGATGGTCAACGTGCCGACGCCCACCACGGGTCACTGGAACATCCTCGACATCTACGCGCCCGGCGAGACCGTGGAGCACGTCGCCACCCCCTGA
- a CDS encoding TIM barrel protein: MSAAQRVLDVSISTVCLSGTLEDKLRAAAAAGFSGVELLEYDLIMSTWSPGRVAREAADLGLSLEVYQPFHVETVAPDRFGAALRRAERKFELLSELGAGVLVCCSSRTDDGVDDDGLTAEQLHALAERAAESGVRLAYEAVPWGRVRTYEHAWRLIEQVDHPALGLCLDSFHVLSAANDANAVSRVRGDKVFHVQLADAPRLDMDVREWSLHYRMFPGQGALDVAGFLGLLLSMGYSGPLAIEVFNDIYQQEDPRHAAIDAMRSMRALAEAVAARDPDDAPAPLAGGELPPAPRLEGFAFAELAVDEVSGPLVSRALTGLGFAHVGQHRSKPVQLWQQGDARVLLNSAPERSIDPASAAICALAVQTADAAASMRRAESLLAPKLARRRAPDEIDLASVATPDGTALFFCDATGSTPWIEDFAPIEAPTGAAEADDASPLLTRIDHVSVTESIDDFDQSALFFHSVLGLVPRPLTEITAPFGLIRTWSASGPDGCVRVALSTNPLRRGDWSPGVTSPQLVAFATDDAIACARAMRERRAPLLEMPANYYDDLEARLALPAEFVAALCENSILYDRDAQGEFLHFFTEMLGSRVFFQVVQRIDGYDGFGDPRSVALRMAAHRRQRMRTLASDPIEPASGHRHDYSLAHLTALSLSPPELVDAAAAAGYRYVGLRMTKVTPQEPHYPLAYDPALMRRTKTHLAATGVEVLDIELARITSGDSPRDYLRFLEAGAELGARHVIAQLPDSDFARKTDRFSELCQLALPLGLTIDLEFPSWTETPDLGEATRVLRAADQPNAGLLIDLLHFARSRSSVEDLRDLPPEWFHYAHVCDAPAEMPATTEGLIHTARFERLFPGEGGIDMLGILDALPAGLPFALEIPRATLVAQVGGKEHARLAIAAARRHLDAAHAVTGSA; the protein is encoded by the coding sequence ATGAGCGCGGCGCAGCGCGTGCTGGACGTGTCGATCTCGACCGTGTGCCTGTCGGGCACGCTCGAGGACAAGCTCCGCGCCGCGGCCGCGGCCGGGTTCTCGGGTGTCGAGCTGCTGGAGTACGACCTCATCATGTCGACGTGGTCTCCCGGGCGGGTGGCCCGGGAGGCCGCGGATCTCGGGCTCTCCCTCGAGGTGTATCAGCCGTTCCACGTCGAGACGGTCGCGCCGGACCGCTTCGGCGCCGCCCTCCGCCGCGCCGAGCGCAAGTTCGAGCTGCTCTCCGAACTCGGGGCCGGCGTGCTGGTGTGCTGCTCGTCGAGGACCGACGACGGCGTCGATGACGACGGTCTGACGGCGGAGCAGCTGCACGCCCTGGCCGAGCGGGCCGCAGAGAGCGGCGTGCGCCTGGCATATGAGGCGGTGCCATGGGGCCGGGTTCGCACCTACGAGCACGCGTGGCGTCTCATCGAGCAGGTCGACCACCCCGCACTCGGGCTCTGCCTCGACAGCTTCCATGTGCTCTCGGCCGCCAACGACGCGAACGCCGTGTCGCGGGTGCGCGGCGACAAGGTCTTCCACGTCCAGCTGGCGGACGCCCCCCGTCTCGACATGGACGTCCGCGAGTGGAGCCTCCACTACCGGATGTTCCCCGGTCAGGGCGCACTCGATGTCGCCGGCTTCCTCGGCCTTCTGCTGTCGATGGGCTACTCCGGGCCCCTCGCGATCGAGGTCTTCAACGACATCTATCAGCAGGAGGATCCCCGGCACGCCGCCATCGATGCGATGCGCTCGATGCGGGCGCTGGCCGAGGCGGTGGCCGCGCGCGACCCCGACGATGCGCCCGCTCCGCTCGCCGGTGGCGAGCTGCCTCCGGCTCCTCGTCTCGAGGGCTTCGCGTTCGCCGAACTCGCGGTGGACGAGGTCTCGGGGCCGCTCGTCTCGCGGGCCCTCACCGGCCTCGGCTTCGCGCACGTCGGGCAGCACCGCTCCAAGCCGGTGCAGCTGTGGCAGCAGGGCGACGCCCGTGTGCTCCTCAACTCCGCGCCGGAGCGATCGATCGACCCGGCCAGTGCGGCGATCTGCGCACTGGCGGTGCAGACGGCCGATGCGGCCGCGTCGATGCGGCGGGCCGAGAGCCTGCTGGCGCCGAAGCTCGCCCGTCGCCGGGCGCCGGACGAGATCGATCTCGCGTCGGTGGCCACGCCCGACGGCACCGCGCTGTTCTTCTGCGACGCCACCGGGAGCACGCCCTGGATCGAAGATTTCGCCCCGATCGAGGCCCCGACCGGGGCGGCAGAGGCCGACGACGCGTCACCGCTCCTGACCCGTATCGACCATGTATCGGTCACCGAGTCCATCGACGACTTCGACCAGTCCGCGCTCTTCTTCCACTCCGTGCTGGGCCTCGTACCGCGACCGCTGACGGAGATCACCGCCCCCTTCGGGCTCATCCGCACCTGGTCCGCCAGCGGTCCCGACGGCTGCGTCCGCGTGGCGCTCAGCACGAACCCGCTCCGGCGGGGTGACTGGTCGCCGGGTGTCACGAGCCCGCAGCTGGTGGCCTTCGCCACCGATGATGCGATCGCCTGCGCGAGGGCGATGCGCGAGCGCCGGGCGCCTCTCCTCGAGATGCCCGCGAACTACTACGACGACCTCGAAGCACGGCTCGCGCTGCCCGCCGAGTTCGTCGCGGCGCTGTGCGAGAACTCGATCCTCTATGACCGCGACGCGCAGGGTGAGTTCCTGCACTTCTTCACGGAGATGCTCGGCTCGCGGGTCTTCTTCCAGGTGGTGCAGCGGATCGACGGCTACGACGGCTTCGGCGACCCGCGCAGTGTCGCTCTGCGCATGGCCGCGCATCGCCGGCAGCGCATGCGCACACTGGCGAGCGACCCGATCGAGCCCGCATCCGGGCACCGTCACGACTACTCGCTGGCCCACCTCACGGCGTTGAGTCTGTCACCGCCGGAACTGGTGGATGCCGCGGCCGCCGCCGGCTACCGCTACGTCGGCCTGCGCATGACCAAGGTGACCCCGCAGGAGCCCCACTACCCGCTGGCGTACGACCCGGCGCTGATGCGCAGGACGAAGACGCATCTTGCGGCGACCGGGGTGGAGGTGCTCGACATCGAGCTCGCCCGCATCACCTCGGGCGACAGCCCCCGCGACTATCTGCGCTTCCTCGAGGCCGGTGCGGAACTCGGCGCGCGCCACGTCATCGCCCAGCTGCCCGACTCGGACTTCGCCCGCAAGACGGACCGCTTCTCGGAGCTCTGTCAGCTGGCGCTTCCTCTCGGCCTCACGATCGACCTCGAGTTCCCGTCATGGACGGAGACGCCCGACCTCGGGGAGGCGACGCGGGTGCTGCGAGCGGCGGATCAGCCGAATGCGGGCCTGCTCATCGACCTGCTGCACTTCGCCCGCTCCCGATCGAGTGTGGAGGATCTGCGGGATCTTCCGCCCGAGTGGTTCCACTACGCGCACGTGTGCGATGCCCCCGCGGAGATGCCGGCGACCACCGAAGGGCTGATCCACACCGCCCGCTTCGAGAGGCTCTTCCCGGGCGAAGGAGGCATCGACATGCTCGGCATCCTCGATGCCCTGCCGGCCGGCCTTCCGTTCGCGCTCGAGATTCCGCGGGCGACGCTCGTCGCGCAGGTCGGCGGCAAGGAGCACGCCCGCCTCGCGATCGCGGCCGCTCGCCGCCACCTCGACGCCGCGCACGCCGTCACGGGATCCGCCTGA
- a CDS encoding isocitrate lyase/phosphoenolpyruvate mutase family protein: MDDLRFTSRATSLLVLHAGPGFIIPNAWDAGSARILEQVGFPAIATTSAGIAWACGVPDGNALDPDTMFERLAEIVAAVGVPVSADLEAGYGDTPAEVGRTVARAAGLGIAGANIEDAQDGRLFGIEEAVQRLAAARAAARPGTFVLNARTDTYLGTVAGDPFEETVERARRYVSAGADCIFVPGVNDEETIRRLADAIPAPLNVVAGLASNVIPAHTLFGLGVSRVSVGGSIARAALSLVERAGRELKESGTLGFLDGALGYAEIQGRFGA, encoded by the coding sequence ATGGACGACCTCAGGTTCACGAGCCGGGCCACCTCGCTGCTCGTGCTGCACGCCGGCCCCGGGTTCATCATCCCGAATGCGTGGGACGCCGGGTCCGCCCGCATCCTCGAGCAGGTGGGGTTCCCCGCGATCGCGACCACGAGTGCGGGCATCGCCTGGGCGTGCGGCGTCCCCGACGGCAACGCGCTGGATCCCGACACCATGTTCGAGCGCCTCGCCGAGATCGTCGCCGCGGTCGGCGTGCCGGTCAGCGCCGACCTCGAGGCGGGCTACGGCGACACGCCGGCCGAGGTCGGCCGCACCGTGGCGCGGGCGGCGGGGCTGGGGATCGCGGGGGCGAACATCGAGGACGCCCAGGACGGCCGGCTCTTCGGCATCGAGGAGGCGGTGCAGCGGCTGGCGGCGGCGCGGGCCGCGGCGCGGCCCGGCACCTTCGTGCTGAACGCTCGCACCGACACCTACCTCGGCACTGTCGCCGGCGACCCCTTCGAGGAGACCGTCGAGCGTGCCCGCCGATACGTCAGCGCCGGCGCGGACTGCATCTTCGTCCCGGGGGTGAACGACGAGGAGACCATCCGGCGCCTCGCGGACGCCATCCCCGCACCCCTCAACGTCGTCGCCGGGCTCGCCTCGAACGTCATCCCGGCGCACACGCTGTTCGGGCTCGGAGTGTCACGGGTGAGCGTCGGTGGCAGCATCGCCCGCGCCGCGCTCAGCCTCGTCGAGCGGGCCGGACGCGAACTGAAGGAGTCCGGCACGCTCGGCTTCCTCGACGGCGCCCTCGGCTATGCCGAGATACAGGGTCGCTTCGGCGCGTGA
- a CDS encoding MDR family MFS transporter, whose translation MTTATIPTVTPGGDAPFLLTQRRIWIIFSALIAGMLLSSLDQTIVSTAMPTIVGELGGVSHQVWITTAYILATTIVMPIYGKFGDVLGRRRLFMVAIAIFTLASVGCAFATDFWMFVVFRAIQGLGGGGLMILSQAIIADIVPADQRGKYLGPLGGIFGLAAVAGPLLGGFFVDHLTWQWAFYINIPIGIAAFFVAVFALKLPNKKAEKPIDWLGVLFLTAATTCLIFFTDFGGSADHGWESTATWAWGAGLVASAGLFVFTESRAADPIMPLSMFRNPIFVNATAIGMAIGIGMFAALGFVPTFLQMSSGTSAAVSGLLMLPMMIGVMGTSIASGLLITKTGKYKIFPIVGTVIVGVAMVLMTTLTASTAIWLICTYLFLFGVGLGCIMQVVVLVVQNAVPASDLGTATSTNNYFREVGAALGIAVFGTLFTTRLTENLTKVFTDAGASPEQAGEATSTIDPSVLSTLPDAVRTGVVDAYADALAPVFWYLVPFIAAAFILALFLKEIPLSDVAGLVARGEAIGGEEAERLEAEQRGAVQQSDATPDGGGRRARQRDRAGR comes from the coding sequence ATGACGACCGCCACGATCCCCACCGTCACGCCCGGTGGCGACGCGCCCTTCCTGCTCACGCAGCGCCGCATCTGGATCATCTTCTCCGCGCTGATCGCGGGCATGCTCCTGTCGAGCCTCGACCAGACCATCGTCTCGACCGCGATGCCCACGATCGTGGGCGAGCTGGGCGGTGTCTCGCACCAGGTCTGGATCACGACCGCGTACATCCTCGCGACCACGATCGTCATGCCGATCTACGGCAAATTCGGCGACGTGCTCGGCCGGCGCCGGCTGTTCATGGTGGCGATCGCGATCTTCACGCTCGCGTCGGTGGGCTGCGCCTTCGCGACCGACTTCTGGATGTTCGTCGTCTTCCGCGCGATCCAGGGCCTCGGCGGCGGCGGGCTCATGATCCTGTCGCAGGCGATCATCGCCGACATCGTGCCCGCCGATCAGCGCGGCAAGTACCTCGGCCCGCTCGGCGGCATCTTCGGGCTGGCGGCCGTCGCCGGCCCGCTCCTCGGCGGCTTCTTCGTCGACCACCTCACGTGGCAGTGGGCGTTCTACATCAACATCCCGATCGGCATCGCGGCGTTCTTCGTCGCCGTGTTCGCCCTGAAGCTGCCGAACAAGAAGGCCGAGAAGCCCATCGACTGGCTCGGCGTGCTCTTCCTGACGGCAGCGACGACCTGCCTCATCTTCTTCACCGACTTCGGCGGTTCGGCCGACCACGGCTGGGAATCGACGGCGACGTGGGCCTGGGGCGCGGGTCTCGTCGCCTCGGCGGGCCTGTTCGTCTTCACCGAGTCGCGTGCGGCCGACCCGATCATGCCGCTGTCGATGTTCCGCAACCCGATCTTCGTCAACGCCACCGCGATCGGCATGGCGATCGGCATCGGCATGTTCGCCGCGCTCGGCTTCGTGCCGACGTTCCTGCAGATGTCGTCGGGCACATCGGCTGCGGTATCCGGTCTTCTCATGCTGCCGATGATGATCGGCGTCATGGGGACGTCGATCGCCTCGGGTCTGCTGATCACGAAGACGGGCAAGTACAAGATCTTCCCGATCGTCGGCACGGTCATCGTCGGCGTCGCCATGGTGCTGATGACCACGCTCACCGCGTCGACGGCGATCTGGCTGATCTGCACCTACCTGTTCCTCTTCGGCGTCGGCCTCGGCTGCATCATGCAGGTCGTCGTGCTCGTCGTCCAGAACGCCGTACCCGCCTCCGACCTCGGCACCGCCACCTCGACGAACAACTACTTCCGCGAGGTCGGCGCCGCGCTGGGCATCGCGGTGTTCGGCACGCTGTTCACCACGCGCCTCACCGAGAACCTGACGAAGGTGTTCACGGATGCCGGAGCCAGCCCCGAGCAGGCCGGCGAGGCGACCTCGACCATCGACCCGTCGGTGCTGAGCACGCTGCCCGACGCGGTGCGCACCGGAGTCGTGGACGCCTACGCCGACGCCCTCGCTCCGGTGTTCTGGTACCTGGTGCCGTTCATCGCCGCGGCGTTCATCCTGGCGCTGTTCCTCAAGGAGATCCCGCTGTCGGACGTCGCCGGGCTCGTCGCCCGTGGCGAGGCCATCGGTGGCGAGGAGGCCGAGCGGTTGGAAGCGGAGCAGCGCGGTGCGGTGCAGCAGAGCGATGCGACGCCGGACGGCGGCGGTCGCCGGGCGCGACAGCGGGACCGCGCCGGACGATAG
- a CDS encoding helix-turn-helix domain-containing protein — MTDSADGLRERRRSETTRTLIRAARRFTAERGLAGFTVEDLCAEAAVSRRTFFNYFASKDDAVLGVPLERSDAAAIARFLARGSDGPGLSPNLLTELALLAEERWRALDIAPDTVHDLFRAVEKEPRLLARMLELGAESEQFDARLIEQRENLPSGDLRAQVASHLVGALVRSAAGEFLKPGNDDTFIEIFERRVAAARSLFATQNALMGTPE, encoded by the coding sequence GTGACCGATAGTGCAGATGGCTTGCGCGAGCGCCGCCGCTCCGAGACCACGCGCACCCTCATCCGCGCTGCTCGCCGCTTCACCGCCGAGCGCGGTCTGGCCGGGTTCACCGTCGAGGACCTCTGCGCCGAGGCTGCGGTCTCCCGGCGCACGTTCTTCAACTACTTCGCTTCGAAGGACGACGCGGTGCTGGGCGTCCCCCTCGAGCGATCGGATGCCGCCGCCATCGCCCGCTTCCTCGCCCGCGGCTCCGACGGCCCCGGGCTCTCGCCCAACCTGCTCACCGAACTCGCCCTGCTCGCCGAGGAGCGCTGGCGCGCCCTCGACATCGCGCCCGACACGGTGCATGACCTGTTCCGGGCTGTCGAGAAGGAGCCCCGCCTGCTCGCCCGCATGCTCGAGCTCGGCGCCGAGAGCGAGCAGTTCGACGCGCGGCTCATCGAGCAGCGCGAGAACCTGCCGTCGGGCGATCTGCGCGCGCAGGTCGCCTCTCACCTCGTCGGCGCATTGGTGCGTTCCGCGGCCGGCGAGTTCCTGAAGCCCGGCAACGACGACACCTTCATCGAGATCTTCGAGAGGCGCGTCGCCGCGGCGCGCAGCCTCTTCGCCACACAGAACGCACTGATGGGAACCCCCGAATGA